The Thermosynechococcus sp. genome has a segment encoding these proteins:
- a CDS encoding site-specific DNA-methyltransferase, producing MSSGQPIQERFSPEARLVIASGDICEVVRQVPDEAMTLIFTSPPYNLGKAYETPVAIEDYLQSQSEVIAELYRVLRPEGSLCWQVGNFVQRGEVYPLDILFYPLFKRLGLKLRNRIIWKFGHGLHATKRFSGRYETILWFTKSDDYIFNLDAVRIPAKYPGKRHFKGPKKGKPSGNPLGKNPADVWEIVLQDWQELVWDIPNVKSNHPEKTFHPCQFPIELVERCVLALSHEGDWVFDPYMGVGSSLLAALMHNRRAMGCEKEPVYVNIARQRIQAYANGTLPYRPLGRPVYTPTGRERIAQIPEEWQQ from the coding sequence TTGAGTTCTGGCCAACCGATTCAAGAACGCTTTTCTCCAGAGGCTAGGCTAGTGATTGCCAGCGGGGATATCTGTGAGGTGGTTCGTCAGGTGCCGGATGAGGCCATGACGCTCATCTTTACGTCGCCGCCCTACAACCTCGGCAAGGCCTACGAAACGCCGGTGGCGATCGAGGACTATCTCCAAAGCCAAAGCGAAGTGATTGCTGAGCTCTATCGAGTGCTGCGGCCAGAGGGAAGTCTGTGCTGGCAAGTGGGGAATTTTGTTCAACGGGGAGAGGTTTATCCCTTGGATATTTTGTTTTATCCCCTCTTCAAGCGATTGGGTTTGAAGCTGCGCAATCGCATCATTTGGAAATTTGGCCATGGTCTCCATGCCACAAAGCGCTTTTCTGGCCGCTATGAAACGATCCTCTGGTTCACGAAGTCAGATGACTACATCTTTAATTTGGATGCGGTGCGTATTCCAGCCAAATATCCGGGGAAACGCCACTTCAAGGGTCCTAAGAAGGGCAAACCCTCGGGCAATCCCTTGGGCAAAAATCCAGCGGATGTCTGGGAAATCGTTCTTCAGGATTGGCAAGAACTGGTGTGGGATATTCCCAATGTCAAGTCCAATCATCCCGAAAAAACGTTCCATCCCTGCCAATTTCCCATTGAGTTGGTGGAGCGGTGCGTTCTTGCCCTCAGCCATGAGGGGGATTGGGTCTTTGACCCCTATATGGGGGTGGGATCATCGCTCTTGGCTGCCCTCATGCACAATCGGCGGGCGATGGGCTGTGAGAAGGAACCCGTTTATGTCAACATTGCTCGCCAACGGATTCAGGCCTATGCAAATGGCACCTTGCCCTATCGTCCCCTTGGCCGACCGGTGTACACCCCCACAGGACGGGAGAGAATCGCGCAAATTCCTGAAGAGTGGCAACAGTGA
- a CDS encoding radical SAM protein: MNSPFAAEALLFERSRPRPDALRVIYGFPNTYSVGITSLGYQLVWAQLASRADVAVSRLFTDVQEPLPRDPELVGFSFSWELDYGNLLVLLEQLGIPIWQRDRHDRHPLVFGGGPVLTANPEPFADFFDVILLGDAEPLLDPFLKTMAQVRTAPRAEQLEALAQVSGIYVPSLYQVSYTHATGPIQGIEPLKASVPATVTKQVHRGNTLAASTVVTPRAAWENIYMVEVVRSCPELCRFCLASYLTLPFRTASLETLIAAIERGLAVSDRLGLLGASITQHPEFPALIEYLGQPQFDHVRVSLASVRTNTVTESLAQLLSQRGSQSLTIAIETGSERLRQVINKKLATDEILAAASHAQAGGLKGLKFYGMVGLPTETEADVAATVELFRQLKKTAPRLRLALGCSTFVPKAHTPFQWWGVQPVAEKRLQFLKKELAKLGIEFRPESYHDSLIQALISRGDRRLAPLLEQVRHYGTSLGSYRRAFKERRGQLPELEAYVTANWPEETVLPWQHLQSGLPPKTLQNHLQRAIT; this comes from the coding sequence GTGAACTCCCCCTTTGCTGCTGAAGCCCTCCTCTTTGAGCGATCGCGCCCCCGGCCAGACGCGCTGCGCGTTATCTATGGCTTTCCCAATACCTACAGCGTTGGCATTACCAGCTTGGGCTATCAACTGGTGTGGGCACAACTGGCCAGCCGTGCTGATGTGGCGGTGAGTCGCCTCTTTACCGATGTACAGGAGCCACTGCCTCGCGATCCAGAGTTGGTCGGTTTTTCCTTCTCGTGGGAGTTGGACTACGGCAATTTACTGGTGCTTTTGGAGCAGTTGGGCATTCCCATTTGGCAGCGCGATCGCCACGATCGCCACCCCTTGGTCTTTGGCGGCGGTCCGGTGCTGACGGCAAATCCCGAACCCTTTGCCGACTTTTTCGATGTAATTTTGCTGGGGGACGCCGAACCTCTCTTAGATCCCTTTCTGAAGACAATGGCACAGGTGCGCACGGCGCCGCGAGCAGAGCAGTTAGAAGCCCTCGCCCAAGTGAGCGGTATTTACGTTCCCAGTCTTTACCAAGTCAGCTATACCCATGCCACCGGTCCGATTCAAGGGATTGAACCGCTCAAGGCCAGTGTGCCAGCGACAGTCACGAAACAAGTCCATCGCGGTAATACCCTTGCTGCCTCCACGGTGGTCACTCCCCGCGCCGCTTGGGAAAATATCTACATGGTGGAGGTGGTGCGCAGTTGTCCTGAACTTTGTCGCTTTTGTTTGGCCAGTTATTTGACTTTGCCCTTTCGCACAGCGAGCCTAGAGACACTGATTGCCGCCATTGAGCGGGGGCTAGCCGTCAGCGATCGCCTAGGACTGTTGGGTGCCTCCATTACCCAGCATCCCGAATTTCCTGCCTTGATCGAGTATCTCGGTCAGCCACAATTTGATCATGTGCGGGTGAGTTTGGCCTCGGTGCGCACCAATACGGTCACCGAATCCTTAGCGCAACTGTTGAGTCAACGGGGTAGTCAGTCCCTGACGATCGCCATCGAAACCGGGTCTGAGCGCCTGCGGCAAGTGATCAACAAAAAGCTTGCGACTGACGAGATTCTGGCTGCTGCTAGCCATGCCCAAGCCGGTGGCCTCAAGGGGCTAAAGTTCTATGGCATGGTGGGACTGCCCACAGAGACGGAGGCCGATGTCGCAGCTACGGTGGAGCTCTTTCGCCAATTGAAAAAAACAGCGCCGCGCCTGCGGCTCGCCCTTGGCTGTAGTACCTTTGTCCCCAAAGCCCATACCCCCTTTCAGTGGTGGGGTGTACAACCCGTGGCCGAAAAACGCCTCCAGTTTTTGAAAAAAGAATTGGCCAAATTGGGGATTGAGTTTCGCCCTGAATCCTATCATGACTCGTTGATTCAAGCCTTGATTTCGCGGGGCGATCGCCGGCTGGCTCCCCTTTTAGAGCAGGTGCGCCACTATGGCACCTCCCTAGGCAGTTATCGCCGTGCTTTTAAGGAACGGCGAGGCCAGTTGCCCGAGTTGGAAGCCTATGTCACTGCCAATTGGCCAGAGGAGACTGTCTTACCGTGGCAGCATCTCCAGAGTGGCCTGCCCCCTAAAACCTTGCAAAATCATCTGCAGCGAGCGATCACCTAG